A portion of the bacterium genome contains these proteins:
- the rplC gene encoding 50S ribosomal protein L3 — MNGLIGKKIGMTRVFDEKGRHIPVTVIEAGPCVVTQFKTPAADGYAAVQLGFGGRKAANTTMPMQGHFRRAGVEPVRILREFIPNEGEELALGDAVDVSILEGIQKVDVTGITKGRGFSGRIKRWNEHRGPAGHGSKNVRMSGSIGMHTKPGRVFKNTRMAGQYGNKRETKKNLTVVRIDAERNLLLVKGSVPGSKNGLVLIRISGRVSGSTETQVRG, encoded by the coding sequence ATGAACGGACTGATCGGCAAGAAGATCGGCATGACACGCGTCTTCGACGAGAAAGGGCGCCATATTCCGGTGACGGTCATCGAAGCCGGCCCTTGCGTCGTCACGCAGTTCAAGACGCCCGCGGCCGACGGCTACGCGGCCGTCCAGCTCGGGTTCGGCGGCCGCAAGGCCGCGAACACGACGATGCCCATGCAGGGACACTTCCGCCGCGCCGGAGTCGAACCCGTGCGCATCCTGAGGGAGTTCATCCCGAACGAGGGCGAGGAGCTCGCGCTCGGCGACGCCGTGGACGTCTCGATCCTCGAGGGCATCCAGAAGGTGGACGTGACCGGCATCACCAAGGGACGCGGGTTCTCCGGCCGCATCAAGCGCTGGAACGAGCACCGGGGCCCCGCCGGCCACGGCAGCAAGAACGTGCGCATGTCCGGTTCGATCGGCATGCACACCAAGCCCGGCCGCGTGTTCAAGAACACGCGCATGGCCGGCCAGTACGGCAACAAGCGCGAGACGAAGAAGAATCTGACGGTCGTTCGCATCGACGCGGAGCGCAACCTGCTCCTGGTCAAGGGCAGCGTGCCCGGCAGCAAGAACGGCCTCGTCCTCATCCGGATCAGCGGCCGAGTGTCCGGATCAACCGAAACGCAGGTGCGAGGTTAA